One segment of Daphnia magna isolate NIES linkage group LG2, ASM2063170v1.1, whole genome shotgun sequence DNA contains the following:
- the LOC116915732 gene encoding DENN domain-containing protein Crag isoform X6, with amino-acid sequence MEDKQIADYFVVAGFTDKSMPLEDFSFDGNQLKSTYDQAPITDITVIIPSLGEGIPPGFTCIEYTPTGLTADLNYGSIRSPEVFLCYRRSRERPPLFDIGVLYQGKEQLMSDAEVVLSTPYGRPANVNNSANQHTYVTYRRAPDTAPCNDLVVSDICVVVTSKGEQPPHAYCMIKKNLNKGMLGADVYLCYKKSMNKPRYIAYRPGIQARFPEEDIPHNPMPDSVPLFCLPMGATLEWWPINAATPKPVFSTFVLTVSDAAEKIYGSAVTFYERYPEEKMTKEQKAWLDMEDVNDGTTEKDYTVNTIKSICILSHFPFFDTFEKFLRFLHKVAHSGPYPVPLERYITHFMYDVPFPSPQRPRILIQLSATDRIALAQLEDLPLPRRGASFKSMLLNLGPDGCLQLLLLALTEQKILIHSLRPDVLTATAEALATSIFPFKWQCPYIPLCPLGLSDVLSAPLPYLIGVDSRFFDMYDPPAEVSCVDLDTNTISVSEEKKTLLSVKLLPKKAARTLRATLQYLYEKLYSTFWSERGKRGDDSDSSLDRDFKIKKKELLLELEIQEAFLKFMASILRGYRSFLLPITKAPTVGATDPNSLFDLQGFLRSRDKAYVKFYAFMMKTQMFIRFIEERSFVSDMDSSLAFFDECSDKTDLDDGETKLLELDDSHHSERTVFVTPPEPVGLPPAVTYTYQQFGTLNPDLMLRPVDESSLDPSLVGSSTKPRSNSGNACGSALPPPSSPLARRTKHEIKNSQKFAKKYAETPMLWAKCLLNTCFSIWFIHLPSHILASNSKLTTLRSAYAILVAMQKLRVLPADEVCYRVMMQLCGVLGQPVLAVKVLFEMKRHGVQPNAITYGFYNKAVLEAHWSSDMANHSRLLWNKLRNVVTAAGLFRQAGRKAAQRRLSQYSSTDEGDLASNSDGDGLSRTSVDSAQEGHHTGGVGGAPIIYRNCAVTSSQSDIGYSSMKEDGKAHQKPKSSSQKDLPTALKAEESVDICGSRAVDNNTAKSAAVVPVTVRLDFSQSDEFRTRVGSIVRKSANAVPHKSVDSAAGVLMSSLGSGGGTLSPTEATELKAALDVAGHNLSHPSPQQAKGATLPREKSAVTPIASLTSTPDSSSQTKSSSHSASTASLFSPQNLNARKAEFLVGLNNLKSAASSVAKKIDEIKGAIGAGVTVTPSKLSGSGLLADSGSASGSSALLTVDGPADGSLETWSSWTAQWLRRASSADLASQQYGSQPATGSATPSEWSTTDGQASSNIKGLPSWTETSSQLDRLCASMRLPNSGRRQRPGEELPVAIEVIMTSCSKCHNCSSILYDEEIMAGWTPEDSNLNTRCQHCKKLLVPFLTTHLRDYRSHPPSAVQRMFSNLTPGVSQESVISSSHSRNGSDGGNRPIKGEEHVSKSTNPEKVHPVPLVSPVSFGPISVPYLSPLVLRRELEGILEQEGDVCLTQASFVDQHSIIYWNMLWYFERVGLMSHMAALILRANIGLNETNNNNDSEATEVACRVHASWSSADERNISVKTKWDNSRLHDELGPPCYALWQQADEQHSPLVSALVTDNQAFQRSFLDELLRGIQYNDMLRPLKQLSSELVKRKTKTGMIARHHGIYRELLFLSFVAIGRENIDQIAFDREYRLAYDRLDAQSMATLGKVDSPPSIASVFCRHFFRQLEL; translated from the exons ATGGAAGATAAACAGATTGCTGACTACTTTGTTGTAGCTGGATTCACAGATAAATCAATGCCACTTGAAGACTTttcgtttgatggaaatcaGCTTAAGTCTACTTACGATCAAGCACCCATCACAGATATTACTGTCATCATCCCATCCCTTGGTGAAGGCATCCCACCTGGTTTTACTTGCATAGAATACACCCCAACTG GTTTGACAGCTGATCTCAACTATGGAAGCATACGAAGCCCTgaagtttttttgtgttaccGTAGGAGTCGTGAACGCCCACCATTGTTTGATATTGG AGTATTGTATCAAGGGAAGGAACAATTAATGTCAGATGCAGAAGTTGTCTTGTCAACACCATATGGAAGGCCAGCTAATGTAAATAATTCAGCCAATCAACACACATATGTAACCTATAGAAGAGCCCCGGATACAGCCCCCTGCAATGATCTTGTGGTGTCAGACATTTGTGTGGTCGTAACCAGTAAAGGCGAACAACCTCCACATGCATATTGTATGATCAAAAAGAACCTCAACAAGGGAATG TTGGGTGCTGATGTCTACCTTTGCTACAAGAAGTCAATGAACAAACCACGCTACATAGCCTATAGACCCG GCATTCAAGCACGTTTCCCTGAAGAGGACATTCCTCATAATCCAATGCCCGACTCCGTCCCTTTATTTTGTTTGCCAATGGGCGCTACATTAGAATGGTGGCCGATCAACGCTGCCACTCCAAAACCAGTATTCTCCACGTTTGTCTTGACTGTATCAGATGCCGCAGAGAAG ataTACGGCTCAGCCGTCACATTTTACGAGCGGTATCCCGAAGAAAAAATGACCAAGGAACAAAAAGCCTGGCTTGATATGGAGGATGTAAATGATGGAACAACTGAGAAAGACTATACCGTCAACACAATTAAATCTATCTGCATCCTAtctcattttcctttctttgatACCTTCGAAAAATTTCTACGATTTCTGCACAAGGTGGCTCATTCAGGGCCTTATCCAGTTCCACTTGAAAG GTACATTACACATTTCATGTACGACGTGCCGTTTCCATCACCGCAGCGCCCGCGAATCCTCATTCAACTATCGGCTACCGACCGGATTGCACTGGCTCAGTTAGAAGACCTCCCATTACCCCGACG TGGGGCAAGCTTTAAGagcatgttgcttaatttGGGACCGGACGGATGTCTTCAGCTACTACTTTTGGCCTTAACAGAGCAAAAGATTTTGATCCATTCGCTGCGGCCGGATGTTTTGACGGCAACAGCGGAAGCCCTGGCTACG AGCATCTTTCCATTCAAGTGGCAGTGCCCTTATATCCCGTTGTGCCCGCTCGGACTCAGCGATGTTCTAAGTGCACCGCTTCCTTATCTCATTGGGGTTGATTCGCGTTTCTTTGATATGTATGACCCACCAGCGGAAGTCAGCTGCGTCGACCTTGATACAAACACCATTTCTGT GTCGGAGGAGAAAAAGACATTACTTTCAGTTAAGCTACTGCCCAAGAAAGCTGCTCGAACGTTACGGGCGACACTGCAATATCTCTACGAAAAGCTATATTCCACTTTTTGGAGCGAAAGAGGCAAGCGTGGAGATGATTCCGATTCGTCTTTAGACCGagatttcaaaattaaaaagaaagag CTTTTATTAGAATTGGAAATTCAAGAGGCTTTTCTGAAGTTTATGGCATCCATTCTACGTGGATACCGTTCCTTTTTGCTACCCATCACTAAAGCGCCGACTGTGGGTGCGACAGATCCCAACTCCCTCTTTGATCTACAGGGGTTTTTACGGTCCCGTGACAAAGCCTATGTCAAATTCTACGCGTTTATGATGAAAACGCAGATGTTTATCCGGTTCATCGAAGAGCGCTCCTTTGTCTCTGATATGGATTCGAGTTTAGCCTTCTTTGACGAATGCTCGGACAAA ACCGATTTGGATGATGGTGAAACTAAGTTGCTGGAGCTTGATGATTCACATCACAGCGAACGCACAGTTTTTGTCACTCCTCCGGAGCCAGTCGGCCTTCCACCTGCTGTTACCTATACTTATCAGCAATTCGGTACCTTGAATCCGGATTTGATGCTTCGACCGGTGGATGAATCGTCACTAGACCCGTCGTTAGTCGGCAGTAGCACGAAACCGCGATCTAACAGTGGAAATGCATGTGGATCGGCTTTACCTCCACCAAGTAGTCCTTTAGCCCGAAGAACAAAGCATGAAATTAAGAACTCTCAAAAGTTCGCCAAAAAATATGCCGAAACTCCAATGTTATGGGCGAAATGTCTGCTTAATACTTGCTTCAG TATCTGGTTTATTCATCTTCCAAGTCACATTTTGGCATCGAACTCCAAACTAACAACCTTGAGATCAGCTTATGCGATACTAGTGGCCATGCAAAAGCTCCGTGTCCTTCCGGCCGATGAGGTCTGCTATCGAGTGATGATGCAACTTTGTGGCGTTCTTGGTCAACCTGTTTTGGCGGTCAAAGTTCTCTTTGAAATGAAACGACACGGAGTACAACCAAATGCCATTACCTATGGTTTCTATAACAAAGCCGTACTCGAAGCTCACTGGTCGTCTGATATGGCAAACCATAGCAGATTACTTTGGAATAAATTGCGGAATGTAGTGACTGCGGCAGGACTCTTCCGTCAAGCGGGAAGAAAAGCTGCCCAGCGAAGATTATCCCAGTATTCCTCGACAGATGAAGGCGATCTAGCTTCCAATTCTGATGGGGACGGACTTTCACGGACGTCCGTCGATTCAGCTCAAGAGGGCCACCACACGGGCGGAGTCGGAGGTGCTCCCATAATATATCGAAACTGCGCAGTGACCA GTAGTCAATCGGATATCGGTTATAGTTCCATGAAAGAAGATGGAAAGGCTCATCAAAAACCAAAGAGTTCAAGCCAGAAAGATCTACCAACGGCTCTGAAGG CTGAGGAGTCGGTTGACATTTGTGGTTCCCGTGCAGTCGATAATAATACGGCCAAATCGGCCGCCGTCGTACCGGTCACCGTCCGGCTGGATTTTTCCCAGTCGGATGAGTTCCGGACCCGAGTGGGAAGCATCGTCAGAAAATCTGCCAACGCCGTTCCTCATAAAAGCG TTGACAGTGCAGCTGGGGTTCTAATGAGCAGCCTGGGCAGCGGTGGGGGAACCTTAAGTCCCACCGAAGCTACCGAACTTAAAGCAGCCCTGGACGTTGCCGGTCACAACTTGTCTCACCCCTCACCACAACAAGCCAAAGGAGCCACACTTCCGCGGGAGAAAAGCGCTGTAACACCAATTGCGTCTCTTACCTCAACACCAGACTCTTCTAGTCAGACAAAGTCGAGTTCTCACAGTGCATCGACGGCCTCCTTATTTAG tCCACAGAATCTAAATGCACGTAAAGCCGAGTTCTTGGTGGGTCTGAATAATCTGAAATCTGCTGCCTCAAGTGTAGCCAAAAAAATTGACGAGATCAAGGGCGCCATCGGAGCTGGAGTGACAGTCACTCCATCGAAACTTTCTGGTTCTGGATT GTTGGCGGATTCTGGGTCGGCAAGTGGAAGCAGTGCTCTGCTCACGGTAGATGGACCCGCTGACGGTTCTTTAGAAACTTGGAGCTCTTGGACTGCCCAGTGGCTACGTAGAGCATCTTCAGCTGATTTGGCTTCCCAGCAGTATGGTAGTCAACCGGCTACCGGATCGGCCACGCCCTCTGAATGGTCCACAACTGACGGCCAAGCCAGCTCTAACATAA AAGGACTGCCATCTTGGACTGAAACGAGCTCCCAATTAGACAGATTGTGTGCATCAATGCGCTTGCCAAATAGCGGTAGACGGCAGCGTCCCGGTGAAGAGTTGCCTGTTGCTATCGAGGTGATCATGACCAGCTGTTCCAAATGTCACAATTGCTCTTCTATTCTTTATGACGAAGAGATCATGGCGGGTTGGACACCGGAAGACTCCAATCTTAACACCAG ATGTCAACATTGCAAAAAGCTGTTGGTGCCTTTCCTTACTACCCATCTCCGCGATTACCGCTCTCATCCTCCTTCAGCCGTCCAGCGAATGTTTTCTAATTTGACGCCGGGTGTAAGCCAAGAGAGCGTCATATCCTCGTCACATTCTCGTAATGGCAGTGACGGAGGTAATAGACCGATCAAAGGAGAAGAACATGTGTCAAAATCGACAAATCCGGAAAAGGTCCACCCAGTCCCTCTTGTTTCTCCGGTATCGTTTGGACCCATTAGCGTGCCGTATCTGAGCCCTTTGGTTCTTCGGAGAGAATTAGAGGGTATCCTTGAACAGGAAGGTGACGTCTGCCTGACGCAAGCAAGCTTCGTTGACCAACATTCAATCATATATTGGAATATG CTTTGGTATTTCGAACGAGTTGGCTTAATGTCCCACATGGCAGCTCTTATCTTACGTGCAAACATTGGCCTTAATGAGACGAATAACAATAACGACAGCGAAGCCACCGAAGTCGCCTGTCGTGTACACGCTTCGTGGTCGTCTGCTGATGAACGAAACATTTCTGTGAAGACTAAATGGGATAATTCCAGGCTACATGACGAG CTTGGTCCTCCTTGCTATGCATTGTGGCAGCAAGCTGACGAGCAGCATTCTCCGTTGGTTAGCGCACTGGTTACTGACAACCAGGCGTTTCAACGAAG TTTCCTTGATGAACTGCTACGTGGCATCCAGTACAACGACATGCTCCGGCCACTGAAACAGCTTTCATCTGAACTTGTTAAGCGCAAAACGAAAACAGGAATGATTGCACGACACCATGGAATCTACCGCGAGCTGCTTTTCCTCTCGTTCGTTGCTATCGGACGAGAAAACATCGATCAAA TCGCATTTGATCGAGAATATCGTCTAGCTTACGACCGCCTTGATGCTCAGTCTATGGCTACGCTGGGTAAAGTTGATAGTCCCCCGTCCATTGCTTCGGTGTTTTGTCGCCATTTTTTCCGGCAACTagaattgtaa
- the LOC116915732 gene encoding DENN domain-containing protein 4C isoform X4, which produces MEDKQIADYFVVAGFTDKSMPLEDFSFDGNQLKSTYDQAPITDITVIIPSLGEGIPPGFTCIEYTPTGLTADLNYGSIRSPEVFLCYRRSRERPPLFDIGVLYQGKEQLMSDAEVVLSTPYGRPANVNNSANQHTYVTYRRAPDTAPCNDLVVSDICVVVTSKGEQPPHAYCMIKKNLNKGMLGADVYLCYKKSMNKPRYIAYRPGIQARFPEEDIPHNPMPDSVPLFCLPMGATLEWWPINAATPKPVFSTFVLTVSDAAEKIYGSAVTFYERYPEEKMTKEQKAWLDMEDVNDGTTEKDYTVNTIKSICILSHFPFFDTFEKFLRFLHKVAHSGPYPVPLERYITHFMYDVPFPSPQRPRILIQLSATDRIALAQLEDLPLPRRGASFKSMLLNLGPDGCLQLLLLALTEQKILIHSLRPDVLTATAEALATSIFPFKWQCPYIPLCPLGLSDVLSAPLPYLIGVDSRFFDMYDPPAEVSCVDLDTNTISVSEEKKTLLSVKLLPKKAARTLRATLQYLYEKLYSTFWSERGKRGDDSDSSLDRDFKIKKKELLLELEIQEAFLKFMASILRGYRSFLLPITKAPTVGATDPNSLFDLQGFLRSRDKAYVKFYAFMMKTQMFIRFIEERSFVSDMDSSLAFFDECSDKTDLDDGETKLLELDDSHHSERTVFVTPPEPVGLPPAVTYTYQQFGTLNPDLMLRPVDESSLDPSLVGSSTKPRSNSGNACGSALPPPSSPLARRTKHEIKNSQKFAKKYAETPMLWAKCLLNTCFSIWFIHLPSHILASNSKLTTLRSAYAILVAMQKLRVLPADEVCYRVMMQLCGVLGQPVLAVKVLFEMKRHGVQPNAITYGFYNKAVLEAHWSSDMANHSRLLWNKLRNVVTAAGLFRQAGRKAAQRRLSQYSSTDEGDLASNSDGDGLSRTSVDSAQEGHHTGGVGGAPIIYRNCAVTSSQSDIGYSSMKEDGKAHQKPKSSSQKDLPTALKVDSAAGVLMSSLGSGGGTLSPTEATELKAALDVAGHNLSHPSPQQAKGATLPREKSAVTPIASLTSTPDSSSQTKSSSHSASTASLFRSASLRLGGMFVSPLESHFSPAKTALADRLQWARSSIRKKLDMGSQHDTASESTVLKENEKEEKMDVKPQEMVQESGQSTWNRDVNHVDQEDRASNSHLPSDEVAKIIQNSQLTVKTVPTCSPERHTLTHGDPLGALDIINEVARSTPVSAEISRLKPFVLPDPSVRLFTSSHSTSSSGSSTEDDSSEDDSSEESESEEESDHSHDVSSSASRLSFSRYAGARWSLRKPEFRVNLGAQVLGTALNSLSPQNLNARKAEFLVGLNNLKSAASSVAKKIDEIKGAIGAGVTVTPSKLSGSGLLADSGSASGSSALLTVDGPADGSLETWSSWTAQWLRRASSADLASQQYGSQPATGSATPSEWSTTDGQASSNIKGLPSWTETSSQLDRLCASMRLPNSGRRQRPGEELPVAIEVIMTSCSKCHNCSSILYDEEIMAGWTPEDSNLNTRCQHCKKLLVPFLTTHLRDYRSHPPSAVQRMFSNLTPGVSQESVISSSHSRNGSDGGNRPIKGEEHVSKSTNPEKVHPVPLVSPVSFGPISVPYLSPLVLRRELEGILEQEGDVCLTQASFVDQHSIIYWNMLWYFERVGLMSHMAALILRANIGLNETNNNNDSEATEVACRVHASWSSADERNISVKTKWDNSRLHDELGPPCYALWQQADEQHSPLVSALVTDNQAFQRSFLDELLRGIQYNDMLRPLKQLSSELVKRKTKTGMIARHHGIYRELLFLSFVAIGRENIDQIAFDREYRLAYDRLDAQSMATLGKVDSPPSIASVFCRHFFRQLEL; this is translated from the exons ATGGAAGATAAACAGATTGCTGACTACTTTGTTGTAGCTGGATTCACAGATAAATCAATGCCACTTGAAGACTTttcgtttgatggaaatcaGCTTAAGTCTACTTACGATCAAGCACCCATCACAGATATTACTGTCATCATCCCATCCCTTGGTGAAGGCATCCCACCTGGTTTTACTTGCATAGAATACACCCCAACTG GTTTGACAGCTGATCTCAACTATGGAAGCATACGAAGCCCTgaagtttttttgtgttaccGTAGGAGTCGTGAACGCCCACCATTGTTTGATATTGG AGTATTGTATCAAGGGAAGGAACAATTAATGTCAGATGCAGAAGTTGTCTTGTCAACACCATATGGAAGGCCAGCTAATGTAAATAATTCAGCCAATCAACACACATATGTAACCTATAGAAGAGCCCCGGATACAGCCCCCTGCAATGATCTTGTGGTGTCAGACATTTGTGTGGTCGTAACCAGTAAAGGCGAACAACCTCCACATGCATATTGTATGATCAAAAAGAACCTCAACAAGGGAATG TTGGGTGCTGATGTCTACCTTTGCTACAAGAAGTCAATGAACAAACCACGCTACATAGCCTATAGACCCG GCATTCAAGCACGTTTCCCTGAAGAGGACATTCCTCATAATCCAATGCCCGACTCCGTCCCTTTATTTTGTTTGCCAATGGGCGCTACATTAGAATGGTGGCCGATCAACGCTGCCACTCCAAAACCAGTATTCTCCACGTTTGTCTTGACTGTATCAGATGCCGCAGAGAAG ataTACGGCTCAGCCGTCACATTTTACGAGCGGTATCCCGAAGAAAAAATGACCAAGGAACAAAAAGCCTGGCTTGATATGGAGGATGTAAATGATGGAACAACTGAGAAAGACTATACCGTCAACACAATTAAATCTATCTGCATCCTAtctcattttcctttctttgatACCTTCGAAAAATTTCTACGATTTCTGCACAAGGTGGCTCATTCAGGGCCTTATCCAGTTCCACTTGAAAG GTACATTACACATTTCATGTACGACGTGCCGTTTCCATCACCGCAGCGCCCGCGAATCCTCATTCAACTATCGGCTACCGACCGGATTGCACTGGCTCAGTTAGAAGACCTCCCATTACCCCGACG TGGGGCAAGCTTTAAGagcatgttgcttaatttGGGACCGGACGGATGTCTTCAGCTACTACTTTTGGCCTTAACAGAGCAAAAGATTTTGATCCATTCGCTGCGGCCGGATGTTTTGACGGCAACAGCGGAAGCCCTGGCTACG AGCATCTTTCCATTCAAGTGGCAGTGCCCTTATATCCCGTTGTGCCCGCTCGGACTCAGCGATGTTCTAAGTGCACCGCTTCCTTATCTCATTGGGGTTGATTCGCGTTTCTTTGATATGTATGACCCACCAGCGGAAGTCAGCTGCGTCGACCTTGATACAAACACCATTTCTGT GTCGGAGGAGAAAAAGACATTACTTTCAGTTAAGCTACTGCCCAAGAAAGCTGCTCGAACGTTACGGGCGACACTGCAATATCTCTACGAAAAGCTATATTCCACTTTTTGGAGCGAAAGAGGCAAGCGTGGAGATGATTCCGATTCGTCTTTAGACCGagatttcaaaattaaaaagaaagag CTTTTATTAGAATTGGAAATTCAAGAGGCTTTTCTGAAGTTTATGGCATCCATTCTACGTGGATACCGTTCCTTTTTGCTACCCATCACTAAAGCGCCGACTGTGGGTGCGACAGATCCCAACTCCCTCTTTGATCTACAGGGGTTTTTACGGTCCCGTGACAAAGCCTATGTCAAATTCTACGCGTTTATGATGAAAACGCAGATGTTTATCCGGTTCATCGAAGAGCGCTCCTTTGTCTCTGATATGGATTCGAGTTTAGCCTTCTTTGACGAATGCTCGGACAAA ACCGATTTGGATGATGGTGAAACTAAGTTGCTGGAGCTTGATGATTCACATCACAGCGAACGCACAGTTTTTGTCACTCCTCCGGAGCCAGTCGGCCTTCCACCTGCTGTTACCTATACTTATCAGCAATTCGGTACCTTGAATCCGGATTTGATGCTTCGACCGGTGGATGAATCGTCACTAGACCCGTCGTTAGTCGGCAGTAGCACGAAACCGCGATCTAACAGTGGAAATGCATGTGGATCGGCTTTACCTCCACCAAGTAGTCCTTTAGCCCGAAGAACAAAGCATGAAATTAAGAACTCTCAAAAGTTCGCCAAAAAATATGCCGAAACTCCAATGTTATGGGCGAAATGTCTGCTTAATACTTGCTTCAG TATCTGGTTTATTCATCTTCCAAGTCACATTTTGGCATCGAACTCCAAACTAACAACCTTGAGATCAGCTTATGCGATACTAGTGGCCATGCAAAAGCTCCGTGTCCTTCCGGCCGATGAGGTCTGCTATCGAGTGATGATGCAACTTTGTGGCGTTCTTGGTCAACCTGTTTTGGCGGTCAAAGTTCTCTTTGAAATGAAACGACACGGAGTACAACCAAATGCCATTACCTATGGTTTCTATAACAAAGCCGTACTCGAAGCTCACTGGTCGTCTGATATGGCAAACCATAGCAGATTACTTTGGAATAAATTGCGGAATGTAGTGACTGCGGCAGGACTCTTCCGTCAAGCGGGAAGAAAAGCTGCCCAGCGAAGATTATCCCAGTATTCCTCGACAGATGAAGGCGATCTAGCTTCCAATTCTGATGGGGACGGACTTTCACGGACGTCCGTCGATTCAGCTCAAGAGGGCCACCACACGGGCGGAGTCGGAGGTGCTCCCATAATATATCGAAACTGCGCAGTGACCA GTAGTCAATCGGATATCGGTTATAGTTCCATGAAAGAAGATGGAAAGGCTCATCAAAAACCAAAGAGTTCAAGCCAGAAAGATCTACCAACGGCTCTGAAGG TTGACAGTGCAGCTGGGGTTCTAATGAGCAGCCTGGGCAGCGGTGGGGGAACCTTAAGTCCCACCGAAGCTACCGAACTTAAAGCAGCCCTGGACGTTGCCGGTCACAACTTGTCTCACCCCTCACCACAACAAGCCAAAGGAGCCACACTTCCGCGGGAGAAAAGCGCTGTAACACCAATTGCGTCTCTTACCTCAACACCAGACTCTTCTAGTCAGACAAAGTCGAGTTCTCACAGTGCATCGACGGCCTCCTTATTTAG ATCGGCTAGCCTACGCTTGGGTGGGATGTTCGTTTCCCCATTGGAAAGCCATTTTAGTCCTGCAAAAACTGCCTTGGCTGATCGACTGCAGTGGGCACGCAGTAGCATCCGTAAAAAGCTGGATATGGGAAGCCAGCATGACACCGCGTCAGAATCAACAGtattgaaagaaaacgaaaaagaagaaaaaatggacgTGAAACCTCAGGAGATGGTTCAGGAATCAGGTCAATCAACATGGAATAGGGATGTTAACCATGTGGACCAAGAGGACCGCGCATCCAATTCTCATTTACCCAGTGATGAAGTGGCAAAAATCATCCAGAATTCTCAACTTACCGTCAAAACCGTTCCGACTTGCAGTCCTGAACGACACACTCTAACCCATGGTGATCCATTGGGTGCTCTGGATATCATAAACGAAGTCGCACGTTCAACTCCAGTTTCTGCAGAAATTTCCCGTCTGAAGCCTTTCGTGTTGCCAGATCCAAGTGTCAGACTTTTTACTAGTAGCCACAGCACAAGTAGCAGTGGTAGCAGCACTGAAGATGATAGCAGCGAAGATGACAGTAGCGAAGAATCTGAATCGGAAGAAGAATCGGATCATTCTCACGACGTCTCATCGTCGGCCTCCAGGTTGTCATTTAG TCGCTACGCAGGAGCTCGATGGAGCTTACGCAAACCGGAATTTCGAGTCAACTTGGGCGCTCAAGTTTTGGGCACAGCCCTCAATTCTCTTAG tCCACAGAATCTAAATGCACGTAAAGCCGAGTTCTTGGTGGGTCTGAATAATCTGAAATCTGCTGCCTCAAGTGTAGCCAAAAAAATTGACGAGATCAAGGGCGCCATCGGAGCTGGAGTGACAGTCACTCCATCGAAACTTTCTGGTTCTGGATT GTTGGCGGATTCTGGGTCGGCAAGTGGAAGCAGTGCTCTGCTCACGGTAGATGGACCCGCTGACGGTTCTTTAGAAACTTGGAGCTCTTGGACTGCCCAGTGGCTACGTAGAGCATCTTCAGCTGATTTGGCTTCCCAGCAGTATGGTAGTCAACCGGCTACCGGATCGGCCACGCCCTCTGAATGGTCCACAACTGACGGCCAAGCCAGCTCTAACATAA AAGGACTGCCATCTTGGACTGAAACGAGCTCCCAATTAGACAGATTGTGTGCATCAATGCGCTTGCCAAATAGCGGTAGACGGCAGCGTCCCGGTGAAGAGTTGCCTGTTGCTATCGAGGTGATCATGACCAGCTGTTCCAAATGTCACAATTGCTCTTCTATTCTTTATGACGAAGAGATCATGGCGGGTTGGACACCGGAAGACTCCAATCTTAACACCAG ATGTCAACATTGCAAAAAGCTGTTGGTGCCTTTCCTTACTACCCATCTCCGCGATTACCGCTCTCATCCTCCTTCAGCCGTCCAGCGAATGTTTTCTAATTTGACGCCGGGTGTAAGCCAAGAGAGCGTCATATCCTCGTCACATTCTCGTAATGGCAGTGACGGAGGTAATAGACCGATCAAAGGAGAAGAACATGTGTCAAAATCGACAAATCCGGAAAAGGTCCACCCAGTCCCTCTTGTTTCTCCGGTATCGTTTGGACCCATTAGCGTGCCGTATCTGAGCCCTTTGGTTCTTCGGAGAGAATTAGAGGGTATCCTTGAACAGGAAGGTGACGTCTGCCTGACGCAAGCAAGCTTCGTTGACCAACATTCAATCATATATTGGAATATG CTTTGGTATTTCGAACGAGTTGGCTTAATGTCCCACATGGCAGCTCTTATCTTACGTGCAAACATTGGCCTTAATGAGACGAATAACAATAACGACAGCGAAGCCACCGAAGTCGCCTGTCGTGTACACGCTTCGTGGTCGTCTGCTGATGAACGAAACATTTCTGTGAAGACTAAATGGGATAATTCCAGGCTACATGACGAG CTTGGTCCTCCTTGCTATGCATTGTGGCAGCAAGCTGACGAGCAGCATTCTCCGTTGGTTAGCGCACTGGTTACTGACAACCAGGCGTTTCAACGAAG TTTCCTTGATGAACTGCTACGTGGCATCCAGTACAACGACATGCTCCGGCCACTGAAACAGCTTTCATCTGAACTTGTTAAGCGCAAAACGAAAACAGGAATGATTGCACGACACCATGGAATCTACCGCGAGCTGCTTTTCCTCTCGTTCGTTGCTATCGGACGAGAAAACATCGATCAAA TCGCATTTGATCGAGAATATCGTCTAGCTTACGACCGCCTTGATGCTCAGTCTATGGCTACGCTGGGTAAAGTTGATAGTCCCCCGTCCATTGCTTCGGTGTTTTGTCGCCATTTTTTCCGGCAACTagaattgtaa